In Pelagicoccus sp. SDUM812003, one DNA window encodes the following:
- a CDS encoding TonB-dependent receptor plug domain-containing protein — protein sequence MSLSALSLIAPTLHAQSNAPEDEEEEEVFELSPFEVTSDDIGYMATSSLAGSRLNTELRDIAAAVQAITPEFMKDIGATDLQKLLVYTTNTEIAGIEGNFYGGDTWDKGHARDMLVEPHRTTRIRGLNSADITRDFFPSDIPIDWYSLSRVDISRGPNSILFGLGSPAGLINNTLKTPVLGESGRTFEVRFDNYGSLRTVVDFDQTIIPGELGVRVVAMNNDGKYRQKGTFNDDQRLFAAARWQPKMGEGIFTQFDLNGEWGKIDANRPMAGTPADFLSNWYGATNRNLVLNDEYWTDPGDAPGLDGFGAHEAVYGAQSIGGQVWDDHPVSFFSDPTSDSVGIGSGADAMVLRGWSNVNGGGWGSYVGLTNPNWELGNGNHEKNSKDYYSGNSVLMGIIDDYESQTGRNFSGFGQGLWPTQMIVDGPIAELVREQNLVGPNKSEFNNFETVNLVATQSYWDNRVGWNFAYNDQSYRSGYTNQMEGLWGGNIVSIDINESLRNGEGNNPNVGRLYTIGEGRGGIYEKRRENWRATAFGKVSGKDFFDSDSFLATLIGDHTFTGVLSSQKYENFDRNFALYRWDEEFSEALEWGNPGYATWRGIHYLSDSMLDTTSMDQITGITGVTTRQAPAMTQTVLANGRNSDGDWAWGTSDYGLMTWENDLDRLYDGAGEGYDNTDSKVFVWQGDLLNGAVVPIFGWREDEYERWNKPSPSVIDGMEYGRVPGYNNVLPYSENWVYDEERRAPIYADAQRRSWSVALHGKELLDMFGQEMPGGMDVTLLYNDSSSFRPSDVASDVYGRQEANPSGETKDVSLLVSAFENKISLRVTKYKTEQKNTPFIGDAPAFNRNKSILGRAMDGMMWEIGPHHGELPSEGGVPAEDRWQPTPEWLVNKWMFGEGNYDAGIANTPLPADWRDHPEIMNQPLRIRAAAVPGSPTYVAQGDVNPDLDLPYVAPPLTAEEVAYRSEWYRARSDAEWSRPVDQTFWNAMDFERIDAAWGGFWEITAWEVPDSSRSLNDLESTGIEYELTANPTPNWRLSFNASKAEAVRSNVLKSWDEYIANSMDFWFDGGYSLYDQPAMDYWSIKGFYDIPESPGIELGVSGRLGTGYGSEILAKYYQAKATESQLVNELREWHFNMVTNYSFSDGKFKGLGLGGAYRWMDESNLGYYPKYDADANAWVNDLENPIKGSSEDYLDLWVSYEMPIGGDKTWSIQLNVYDVLADDALIPVQANPDGTIAQVRIPGETSWAISNTFRF from the coding sequence ACGTCGGATGATATTGGATACATGGCTACGTCTTCGCTCGCTGGCTCGCGTCTCAATACAGAGCTCCGTGACATCGCGGCGGCCGTTCAAGCCATTACCCCAGAGTTTATGAAGGACATCGGCGCGACCGACCTTCAAAAGCTCTTAGTTTATACCACCAACACTGAAATCGCGGGTATCGAAGGCAACTTCTATGGTGGCGACACTTGGGACAAGGGCCACGCTCGAGACATGCTGGTCGAGCCCCACCGCACGACGCGCATTCGTGGTTTGAACAGCGCGGACATCACGCGAGATTTCTTCCCCTCGGACATTCCCATCGACTGGTACAGCCTGTCGCGCGTCGACATCAGCCGCGGCCCGAACTCTATCCTTTTCGGTTTGGGAAGTCCGGCCGGATTGATCAACAATACGCTTAAGACTCCTGTCTTGGGAGAAAGCGGGCGTACCTTCGAGGTGCGATTCGACAACTATGGTTCCTTGCGAACGGTGGTCGACTTCGATCAGACCATCATTCCCGGCGAGCTGGGCGTGCGCGTTGTGGCGATGAACAACGATGGGAAATATCGCCAGAAAGGCACCTTCAACGACGATCAGCGCCTGTTCGCGGCGGCCCGCTGGCAGCCGAAGATGGGCGAAGGCATTTTCACCCAGTTCGACCTGAATGGCGAATGGGGCAAGATCGATGCGAACCGTCCAATGGCGGGCACGCCTGCCGACTTCCTATCGAACTGGTATGGGGCCACCAACCGCAATCTCGTCTTGAACGACGAGTACTGGACGGACCCTGGCGACGCTCCGGGGCTGGATGGATTTGGGGCCCATGAAGCCGTGTACGGAGCCCAGTCGATCGGCGGTCAGGTATGGGACGATCATCCGGTTTCGTTTTTTAGCGACCCGACCAGCGACAGCGTGGGCATTGGAAGCGGAGCGGACGCCATGGTGCTTCGCGGCTGGAGCAATGTGAACGGAGGTGGCTGGGGAAGCTACGTTGGTCTCACCAATCCCAATTGGGAGCTGGGGAACGGAAACCACGAGAAGAATAGCAAAGACTACTACTCGGGCAATTCGGTCTTGATGGGAATCATCGACGACTACGAATCGCAGACTGGCCGGAACTTTAGCGGATTCGGCCAGGGACTGTGGCCGACGCAGATGATCGTGGATGGGCCGATCGCGGAGTTGGTTCGCGAGCAAAATCTCGTTGGACCCAACAAATCCGAGTTCAACAATTTCGAAACCGTCAACCTCGTCGCCACCCAGTCCTATTGGGACAACCGCGTCGGTTGGAATTTCGCTTACAACGACCAGTCCTACCGTTCTGGATACACCAACCAGATGGAAGGGCTGTGGGGCGGCAATATAGTCTCTATCGATATCAACGAGTCCTTGCGCAATGGCGAAGGCAACAACCCGAATGTGGGACGACTGTACACGATCGGAGAGGGCCGTGGCGGCATCTACGAAAAGCGGCGGGAAAACTGGCGCGCGACGGCTTTCGGCAAGGTTTCTGGCAAGGACTTCTTCGACTCCGACAGCTTTCTTGCCACTCTGATAGGCGATCATACGTTCACAGGCGTTCTCTCTTCGCAGAAGTACGAGAACTTCGACCGCAACTTCGCTCTCTATCGGTGGGACGAGGAGTTCAGCGAGGCCTTGGAGTGGGGCAACCCTGGCTATGCGACCTGGCGCGGGATCCACTACCTGAGCGACAGCATGCTGGACACGACATCTATGGATCAGATCACCGGCATCACAGGCGTCACCACGCGCCAGGCTCCGGCCATGACCCAGACCGTCCTTGCCAACGGGCGCAATAGCGATGGCGATTGGGCTTGGGGCACGAGCGACTATGGCTTGATGACCTGGGAGAACGATCTCGACAGACTCTACGACGGCGCTGGAGAAGGATACGATAACACTGATTCCAAGGTCTTCGTCTGGCAGGGCGACCTGCTGAACGGCGCGGTGGTGCCGATCTTTGGTTGGCGCGAGGATGAGTACGAGCGTTGGAATAAACCGTCTCCCTCCGTTATCGACGGGATGGAATACGGTCGCGTGCCTGGCTATAACAACGTGTTGCCCTATAGCGAAAATTGGGTTTACGACGAAGAGCGTCGGGCTCCGATCTACGCAGATGCCCAGCGTCGCAGCTGGAGTGTCGCTCTGCATGGCAAGGAATTGCTGGATATGTTTGGTCAGGAGATGCCGGGCGGAATGGACGTCACGCTGCTCTACAACGATTCCAGCAGCTTCCGTCCTTCTGACGTGGCCAGCGACGTTTACGGACGTCAGGAAGCGAACCCGTCGGGAGAGACCAAGGACGTGAGCCTTCTGGTTTCCGCCTTCGAGAACAAGATCTCTTTGCGGGTCACCAAGTACAAGACGGAGCAAAAGAACACACCGTTCATCGGCGACGCGCCGGCTTTCAACCGCAACAAGTCTATCCTAGGCCGAGCCATGGATGGCATGATGTGGGAGATCGGTCCTCACCATGGTGAATTGCCTTCGGAGGGCGGCGTTCCGGCGGAAGATCGCTGGCAGCCGACTCCTGAGTGGCTGGTTAACAAATGGATGTTTGGGGAAGGCAACTACGACGCCGGAATCGCCAACACTCCGCTGCCCGCCGATTGGAGGGACCATCCAGAGATCATGAACCAGCCCCTGCGCATTCGCGCTGCAGCTGTGCCCGGTTCACCGACCTACGTTGCCCAAGGAGATGTCAATCCAGACCTGGACCTTCCCTATGTGGCGCCTCCACTCACGGCAGAGGAGGTAGCCTATCGCTCGGAGTGGTATCGCGCCCGCTCCGACGCGGAATGGTCACGTCCGGTGGACCAGACCTTCTGGAACGCCATGGACTTCGAGCGCATCGACGCGGCCTGGGGCGGTTTCTGGGAAATCACCGCTTGGGAGGTGCCCGACTCCTCACGGAGTCTGAACGACCTCGAGTCCACCGGTATCGAGTACGAGCTCACTGCCAACCCGACCCCGAACTGGCGCTTGTCGTTCAACGCTTCCAAAGCGGAAGCGGTGCGCTCCAACGTTTTGAAGTCGTGGGATGAATACATCGCCAACAGCATGGACTTCTGGTTCGACGGCGGCTACTCGCTCTACGACCAACCGGCCATGGACTACTGGTCCATCAAGGGATTCTACGACATTCCGGAATCGCCCGGCATCGAGCTCGGCGTCTCGGGTCGCTTGGGCACTGGTTACGGTTCGGAAATCCTCGCCAAGTACTACCAAGCCAAGGCTACCGAAAGCCAGCTGGTCAACGAGCTGAGAGAATGGCACTTCAATATGGTGACCAACTACTCCTTCTCCGATGGAAAGTTCAAGGGCCTCGGACTCGGCGGGGCGTATCGCTGGATGGATGAATCGAATCTCGGCTACTATCCAAAATACGACGCGGACGCCAATGCTTGGGTCAACGATCTGGAAAACCCGATCAAGGGCTCGAGCGAGGACTACCTCGATCTCTGGGTTTCCTACGAGATGCCGATCGGCGGCGACAAGACTTGGTCGATTCAGTTGAATGTTTACGACGTTCTGGCCGACGACGCTCTGATTCCGGTTCAGGCGAATCCGGACGGAACCATCGCTCAGGTGCGCATCCCAGGCGAAACGTCTTGGGCGATCAGCAACACCTTCCGGTTCTAG